Proteins encoded together in one Mastacembelus armatus chromosome 15, fMasArm1.2, whole genome shotgun sequence window:
- the oit3 gene encoding oncoprotein-induced transcript 3 protein — protein MIFYPTQRKHIMIFLVITIVLQEVAVVVGEDPVLDPCSAYISLNEPWRNTDYHVNQSSGVPMCDSHVSGEWYRFTGMAGDAMPTFCISENHCGTHAPIWLKGSHPQLHEGIVTRPVCASFNENCCQWNASVDVKACPGGYFVYRLPKPSVCFHVYCGHFYDICDMEDCTGPRCTEPDCRCAPGTVLGPDRQTCLDVNECEKANGGCAEVCVNTKGSMRCGCGPGRMLDEDGRNCREIAGCHVNNGGCSHGCSTLLDSYQCSCPRGLELGQDKRTCQVPVQCDSSSITVSIPKDLVGGLELFLSNSSCRGVSNGTHINLSFSLKTCGTVVEVTGDKIVGTNLVTGLPRSSPGSSTDLIIRTSKLVLPVTCEFPREYHVSDGYQASMRSSTLELAGHSEGVFPFSLELFKTAEFSESYRSPPQLRLHDSLFFGVEPKDRVEGLSALVESCFATPGPTADQAIKYYLIKDGCISDETVMQYSSKDQLSKHYQVPVFKFIGKDNRQVFLHCQVLVCRAEDARCTQRCRGRTQREVRTTEPQEAHTLSGGPIFILP, from the exons ATCCAGTCCTGGACCCGTGCTCTGCCTACATTAGCCTGAATGAACCCTGGAGGAACACAGACTACCATGTCAACCAGTCATCTGGCGTGCCTATGTGTGACAGCCATGTGTCTGGAGAATGGTACCGCTTCACTGGCATGGCCGGAGATGCTATGCCCACCTTCTGCATCTCTGAGAATCACTGTGGCACACATGCCCCCATCTGGTTGAAAGGCAGCCACCCTCAACTGCACGAAGGCATTGTCACTCGGCCTGTGTGTGCCAGCTTCAATGAGAACTGCTGCCAGTGGAATGCCAGTGTGGATGTGAAGGCGTGCCCTGGAGGATACTTCGTCTACCGCCTGCCCAAACCCTCGGTCTGCTTCCATGTTTACTGTGGCC ATTTCTATGATATTTGTGATATGGAGGATTGTACAGGTCCCAGATGTACAGAGCCTGACTGCCGCTGTGCTCCCGGAACTGTCCTGGgaccagacagacaaacatgcctgg ATGTGAATGAGTGTGAGAAGGCCAACGGTGGCTGTGCAGAGGTCTGTGTGAACACCAAAGGCTCCATGCGCTGCGGGTGTGGGCCAGGCCGCATGCTGGATGAGGATGGGCGCAACTGCAGAG AGATAGCAGGGTGTCATGTTAACAATGGAGGCTGCAGCCATGGCTGTTCCACGCTCTTGGACTCTTATCAGTGCAGCTGTCCCAGGGGACTAGAGCTGGGACAGGATAAACGCACATGTCAGG TGCCAGTCCAGTGTGACTCCAGCTCTATTACAGTGTCAATTCCTAAAGACCTTGTGGGAGGACTGGAACTCTTCCTGTCAAACTCCTCTTGTCGAGGTGTCTCCAATGGCACCCACATCAACCTCAGCTTCAGCCTCAAGACATGCGGCACAGTGGTGGAG GTGACGGGTGACAAGATTGTGGGCACCAACCTGGTGACAGGCCTTCCAAGGAGCAGCCCAGGCAGCAGCACGGACTTGATAATCCGCACCAGCAAGTTAGTCCTCCCAGTCACCTGTGAGTTCCCGAGGGAGTACCACGTGTCGGACGGATACCAAGCGAGTATGCGCAGCTCCACCCTGGAGCTGGCGGGTCACAGTGAGGGAGTATTCCCCTTTTCCCTGGAGCTCTTCAAAACCGCTGAGTTCTCAGAGTCCTACCGGAGCCCACCCCAGCTCCGCCTGCATGACTCACTGTTCTTTGGAGTGGAGCCCAAAGATAGGGTGGAGGGCCTCTCTGCACTGGTGGAGAGCTGCTTCGCTACACCAGGGCCCACAGCTGACCAGGCCATCAAGTATTACCTCATCAAAGATGG GTGCATCTCTGATGAAACAGTGATGCAATACTCATCAAAGGACCAGCTCTCTAAGCACTACCAAGTCCCTGTCTTCAAGTTCATTGGCAAGGACAACCGA CAAGTGTTCCTCCACTGCCAGGTGTTAGTATGTAGGGCAGAAGACGCTCGCTGTACTCAGCGTTGTCGAGGACGTACCCAACGGGAGGTTCGAACTACTGAACCTCAGGAGGCGCACACACTGAGCGGAGGTCCCATCTTCATCCTGCCTTAG
- the pla2g12b gene encoding group XIIB secretory phospholipase A2-like protein, with the protein MLLRTVVLLLLCMSMGICATLGQYQTEASKEEAPAVDSAAVTDGVVSVDVAKEDIIASEKRREEPGTDSDRPAGDAPDTGALPKEAVAPNQTSSEEEEEEGNEIRPVKIKQSLDTPFAEEDINSWSLNSIRNSFQTVHGYFDSLVELVGGHNGVCQYRCKHGEPPQPRPGYQLPEPNGCSSSLVGFQVNAALDLGIPVMTKCCNQLDMCYDTCGANKYHCDSRFRLCLHAICSDLKKSLGFVSKVQACESMVDALYNTVWTLGCRPYMNSQRAACVCKGEERDEL; encoded by the exons ATGCTGCTTCGGACTGTggtcctgctcctcctctgtaTGTCTATGGGTATTTGTGCCACTTTAGGCCAATACCAGACTGAAGCTAGCAAGGAGGAGGCCCCTGCTGTGGACTCGGCTGCAGTTACTGATGGTGTTGTCTCTGTAGATGTGGCTAAAGAAGATATAATTGCttcagagaagagaagagaagagccTGGGACAGACAGTGATAGGCCTGCTGGAGATGCCCCTGATACCGGAGCTCTTCCTAAAGAAGCTGTCGCCCCAAATCAAACTTCttctgaggaggaggaggaggaggggaatgAGATCAGACCGGTCAAAATAAAGCAGTCACTGGATACACCCTTTGCAGAGGAAGATATTAACAGTTGGAGCCTTAATTCAATTAGAAATAGTTTCCAGACTGTGCACGGATACTTTGACTCCCTGGTGGAGCTGGTGGGGGGACACAATGGTGTGTGTCAGTACCGCTGTAAACATG GAGAACCTCCTCAACCTCGCCCCGGGTACCAGCTCCCAGAGCCCAAtggctgcagctcctctctggTGGGATTCCAGGTGAATGCTGCT CTTGACCTGGGGATCCCTGTTATGACAAAGTGCTGTAACCAGCTTGACATGTGCTATGACACATGTGGTGCAAACAAGTACCACTGTGACTCCAGATTTCGCTTGTGTCTGCATGCCATCTGCTCTGACCTTAAGAAGTCCCTGGGCTTTGTGTCAAAGGTACAAG CCTGTGAGTCAATGGTAGATGCACTCTACAACACAGTGTGGACTCTGGGTTGTAGGCCTTACATGAACAGCCAGAGGGCAGCGTGTGTCTgcaagggagaggagagggatgaACTGTGA
- the LOC113131909 gene encoding uncharacterized protein LOC113131909 isoform X2 gives MSSSCKPKSRCFRSDIPRLAAKAGQKADILTYSSGHLGPLSCLSQSQSHRETKQPFWKLSQSRKETPNPLTLQQRQKKALTCVKKKEIKESPSEFTSGTALVESQVSGSRQDQATDHLSYANRREGIRLPKTFICSSDSLLVQPRAFSHKKCNFSSSLEGKRQFCSSQSDQEGLNNDDHSKKEERVGRPDPWAAVNVAEIHERKLRKELKKLSTQSWPHRDRLAVFSDVFDDTDYDLYVNHMMASQSPLHHMSQNTSLEVLGNCKIRKTELEDSGKEVWRLEQEARKALEENKRVRNELQNVPAFTGPDESHMKHISLSELQDNGTANSHANSVQSKRLQVLNAWREIQQLEEEIKEKLVSTIVTTATQKHIKVLKTETVRLNTSNEQMKTINKDMESKINKMLNREKSSNTLRRVLWDEIWCDLQTATD, from the exons ATGTCCAGCAGCTGTAAGCCAAAGTCTAGGTGCTTTAGGAGCGACATCCCCAGACTGGCTGCTAAAGCTGGTCAGAAGGCTGATATCCTGACCTACTCCTCAGGTCATCTGGGGCCCCTGAGCTGCCTGAGCCAGAGTCAGTCTCACAGGGAGACAAAGCAGCCTTTCTGGAAGTTGTCTCAGAGCCGAAAAGAAACCCCAAACCCTCTGACACTccagcaaagacagaaaaaggcaCTGACCTGtgtaaagaagaaagaaataaaagagtCTCCCTCTGAGTTCACCTCAGGAACTGCTTTAGTAgagtctcaagtctctggatcAAGACAAGACCAGGCTACTGATCACTTATCATATGCAAACAGAAGAGAAGGTATACGTCTACCAAAGACTTTTATTTGTTCCTCAGACTCCTTGCTGGTACAGCCAAGAGCCTTTTCCCACAAAAAGTGTAACTTTTCATCTAGTCTGGAAGGGAAAAGGCAGTTTTGTTCAAGCCAATCTGACCAGGAAGGCCTGAATAATGATGACCATTCAAAGAAAGAAGAACGGGTTGGCAGACCAGACCCCTGGGCTGCAGTAAATGTTGCTGAAATACATGAGAGGAAACTACGAAAG GAGCTGAAAAAGCTGTCAACGCAGAGCTGGCCCCACAGAGACCGCCTTGCGGTGTTCAGTGACGTCTTTGATGAT acaGATTATGATTTGTATGTCAATCACATGATGGCTTCTCAGTCACCACTACACCACATG TCACAGAATACTTCACTTGAAGTTCTTGGCAATTGCAAAATCAGGAAAACTGAGTTAGAAGATAGTGGAAAAGAGGTTTGGAGGCTGGAGCAGGAAGCCAGAAAAGCTCTAGAGGAGAATAAACG aGTCCGAAATGAATTACAGAATGTTCCAGCTTTCACAGGCCCAGACGAGAGTCACATGAAGC ATATATCCCtgtcagagctgcaggacaatggGACGGCCAACAGCCACGCCAACAGTGTCCAATCCAAGAGACTTCAGGTGTTGAATGCGTGGAGGGAAAtccagcagctggaggaggagattAAAGAGAAGCTGGTGTCCACGATTGTAACTACAGCCACACAAAAGCATATTAAAGTCCTAAAG acagagacagtgagacTGAATACCTCAAATGAGCAGATGAAGACCATCAATAAG GATATGGAATCCAAAATCAACAAGATGCTGAACAGAGAGAAATCAAGCAACACCTTAAGACG GGTACTGTGGGATGAAATTTGGTGCGATCTGCAGACAGCGACCGATTAG
- the LOC113131909 gene encoding uncharacterized protein C6orf118 isoform X1, with protein sequence MSSSCKPKSRCFRSDIPRLAAKAGQKADILTYSSGHLGPLSCLSQSQSHRETKQPFWKLSQSRKETPNPLTLQQRQKKALTCVKKKEIKESPSEFTSGTALVESQVSGSRQDQATDHLSYANRREGIRLPKTFICSSDSLLVQPRAFSHKKCNFSSSLEGKRQFCSSQSDQEGLNNDDHSKKEERVGRPDPWAAVNVAEIHERKLRKELKKLSTQSWPHRDRLAVFSDVFDDVCESSPVFGHILREIKTDYDLYVNHMMASQSPLHHMSQNTSLEVLGNCKIRKTELEDSGKEVWRLEQEARKALEENKRVRNELQNVPAFTGPDESHMKHISLSELQDNGTANSHANSVQSKRLQVLNAWREIQQLEEEIKEKLVSTIVTTATQKHIKVLKTETVRLNTSNEQMKTINKDMESKINKMLNREKSSNTLRRVLWDEIWCDLQTATD encoded by the exons ATGTCCAGCAGCTGTAAGCCAAAGTCTAGGTGCTTTAGGAGCGACATCCCCAGACTGGCTGCTAAAGCTGGTCAGAAGGCTGATATCCTGACCTACTCCTCAGGTCATCTGGGGCCCCTGAGCTGCCTGAGCCAGAGTCAGTCTCACAGGGAGACAAAGCAGCCTTTCTGGAAGTTGTCTCAGAGCCGAAAAGAAACCCCAAACCCTCTGACACTccagcaaagacagaaaaaggcaCTGACCTGtgtaaagaagaaagaaataaaagagtCTCCCTCTGAGTTCACCTCAGGAACTGCTTTAGTAgagtctcaagtctctggatcAAGACAAGACCAGGCTACTGATCACTTATCATATGCAAACAGAAGAGAAGGTATACGTCTACCAAAGACTTTTATTTGTTCCTCAGACTCCTTGCTGGTACAGCCAAGAGCCTTTTCCCACAAAAAGTGTAACTTTTCATCTAGTCTGGAAGGGAAAAGGCAGTTTTGTTCAAGCCAATCTGACCAGGAAGGCCTGAATAATGATGACCATTCAAAGAAAGAAGAACGGGTTGGCAGACCAGACCCCTGGGCTGCAGTAAATGTTGCTGAAATACATGAGAGGAAACTACGAAAG GAGCTGAAAAAGCTGTCAACGCAGAGCTGGCCCCACAGAGACCGCCTTGCGGTGTTCAGTGACGTCTTTGATGATGTATGTGAGAGCTCGCCAGTATTTGGACACATCCTGAGGGAAATTAAG acaGATTATGATTTGTATGTCAATCACATGATGGCTTCTCAGTCACCACTACACCACATG TCACAGAATACTTCACTTGAAGTTCTTGGCAATTGCAAAATCAGGAAAACTGAGTTAGAAGATAGTGGAAAAGAGGTTTGGAGGCTGGAGCAGGAAGCCAGAAAAGCTCTAGAGGAGAATAAACG aGTCCGAAATGAATTACAGAATGTTCCAGCTTTCACAGGCCCAGACGAGAGTCACATGAAGC ATATATCCCtgtcagagctgcaggacaatggGACGGCCAACAGCCACGCCAACAGTGTCCAATCCAAGAGACTTCAGGTGTTGAATGCGTGGAGGGAAAtccagcagctggaggaggagattAAAGAGAAGCTGGTGTCCACGATTGTAACTACAGCCACACAAAAGCATATTAAAGTCCTAAAG acagagacagtgagacTGAATACCTCAAATGAGCAGATGAAGACCATCAATAAG GATATGGAATCCAAAATCAACAAGATGCTGAACAGAGAGAAATCAAGCAACACCTTAAGACG GGTACTGTGGGATGAAATTTGGTGCGATCTGCAGACAGCGACCGATTAG